Genomic DNA from Peribacillus simplex NBRC 15720 = DSM 1321:
AAAAGAGCAAATTGAAAAAGCAGTGGACTCTCTTGTCAAAAAAGGCGATATCAGCAAAGAAGACTCCAAGGTCCTTTTGAAGCAATGGGTCGAAAAAGGGGAACAAGCCCAAAAGCAGCTGGATGATTCCGTCAAGGCCAAAGTCAATCAAGCGCTCAATGGCCTAAACTTGGCAACTAAAGAAGAAGTTCAGGAATTGGAGCGCCGTATCGTAATTTTGGAGAAACAAAACCAAAACTTACAATCGTGACAGGAGGTACTTGAATGTTTCGCAAGCGACTGAAACACGCACATCGTTACCAGGAAATCATTAATGCCTTCTTGAAAAATGGTTTCGGTTACTTCATCTATCGCCTCGGATTATCCGAGAGCAAAGCGGGATCGAAACTCCAACCCGATGAAAACCTGAACCTCCGCTCAATCGGAGAGCGGCTGCATACGATATTACAAAGCTTGGGACCTACATTCATTAAACTTGGTCAGATTGCTAGTACGAGGCGTGATTTCGTTCCGGACGAAATCGTCCGCGAACTTGAAAAGCTACAGGACCAGGTCACCCCATTTCCATTTGATAGGGTTCGCAAAATTGTTGAAGCAGAATTGGGTGATTCTTTGGAAAACATTTTTCTTGAATTCCATG
This window encodes:
- a CDS encoding phasin family protein, which translates into the protein MDLLKNVFSLGLGAAAATKEQIEKAVDSLVKKGDISKEDSKVLLKQWVEKGEQAQKQLDDSVKAKVNQALNGLNLATKEEVQELERRIVILEKQNQNLQS